From the genome of Sphingobacterium kitahiroshimense, one region includes:
- a CDS encoding sensor histidine kinase: MSQDTRILSSYLTSKIAEFDFDSLYSKTSRILLHVCMWFTFSILLLLSYILAYKLSFFNATILTIRMTSVNMLVFYLFFYVLLPKILSGSKNKIILLLVISLPILLFIWIATTYFFSLIYHALGFEIENGELKNAIKMSADQTFLQAVSVKRMISQAFIVISILSPFFFVKILFEISKLYSKTLKIQNEKASLEIENINIEKNFLKAQLNPHFLFNTLNNLYGLAIKKDPTTPEVIVSLSDIMSYTLYESNTEKVSLQKELEFIKNYGELEKMRYPVDKKIQFDLPEESALLGLYIAPLLTFTCIENAFKYGLKNNKEQLIYLTIKVKDHHFYFHLENDVEDFVPTKNFGGIGLSNLQKRLQLLYPNKHELKIEHLQNKFIVNLKIDLANYG, translated from the coding sequence ATGTCGCAGGATACGAGAATTTTATCTAGTTATTTAACAAGTAAAATAGCTGAATTTGATTTTGATAGTTTATACAGCAAAACCAGTCGAATTTTACTTCATGTCTGCATGTGGTTCACTTTTTCCATCTTATTGCTGTTGAGCTACATACTTGCATATAAACTCTCTTTTTTTAATGCTACCATCCTAACCATTAGGATGACAAGCGTTAATATGCTCGTTTTCTATCTGTTCTTTTATGTGTTACTTCCCAAGATTTTATCCGGTAGCAAGAATAAGATCATTTTACTTCTAGTCATTAGTTTGCCGATATTGCTATTTATCTGGATTGCTACTACCTATTTTTTCTCCCTAATCTACCATGCGCTGGGCTTTGAAATAGAAAATGGAGAACTAAAGAATGCTATTAAGATGAGTGCCGATCAGACGTTCTTACAAGCCGTATCTGTAAAACGCATGATTTCACAAGCATTCATTGTCATTTCAATTCTATCGCCTTTCTTTTTTGTCAAAATTCTATTTGAAATTTCAAAATTATACAGTAAAACCTTAAAAATTCAAAACGAAAAAGCTTCATTAGAAATTGAGAATATCAATATTGAAAAGAATTTTTTAAAAGCACAGCTTAATCCACATTTTCTATTCAATACTTTAAATAATCTCTATGGTCTTGCAATTAAGAAAGATCCCACTACGCCAGAGGTGATTGTAAGTCTTTCGGACATTATGAGTTATACACTTTATGAGTCTAACACGGAAAAAGTATCCTTGCAGAAAGAATTGGAATTTATAAAAAACTATGGTGAACTCGAAAAAATGCGATACCCGGTAGATAAAAAGATCCAATTTGATCTTCCTGAAGAAAGTGCATTATTAGGTTTATACATCGCTCCTCTCTTAACATTTACATGTATTGAAAATGCTTTTAAGTACGGACTCAAAAATAATAAAGAACAGCTTATATATTTGACGATAAAAGTTAAGGATCATCATTTTTACTTTCATCTTGAGAATGATGTTGAAGACTTTGTCCCGACAAAAAACTTTGGTGGTATAGGTCTATCTAATTTACAAAAGAGACTTCAATTGTTATATCCCAATAAACACGAACTCAAAATAGAGCATTTACAAAATAAATTTATCGTCAACTTAAAAATAGATTTAGCAAATTATGGATAA
- a CDS encoding LytR/AlgR family response regulator transcription factor has product MDKFTCIVTDDEPLGREIIESFVKEIPFLKLVGSFGDPVEALLYLQSNAVDIMFSDIQMPKINGMELVNALVNPPVIIFITAHRDFALDSFDAGVTDYLVKPVRFDRFLKAVNRAKESVLAGKTPKIQEARPDRIFIKSEGKLVKILLHEILYIESQGDYLKIVVYEKTYTTQATLKSMEEILDKQLFFRIQRSFILNIEAVKTVTGNMIELTNGKSIAIAVNKKEEFFTLLGIK; this is encoded by the coding sequence ATGGATAAATTCACCTGTATCGTCACCGATGATGAACCACTTGGTAGAGAAATTATAGAATCATTTGTAAAAGAAATACCCTTCCTTAAGCTTGTCGGCTCATTTGGAGATCCTGTAGAAGCATTGCTGTATTTACAAAGTAATGCTGTTGACATCATGTTTAGCGATATCCAGATGCCGAAAATTAATGGTATGGAGTTGGTAAATGCCTTGGTCAATCCACCTGTTATTATTTTTATTACCGCACATCGTGATTTCGCATTGGATAGTTTTGATGCTGGGGTAACAGATTACTTAGTTAAGCCCGTTCGATTCGATCGCTTTTTAAAAGCAGTAAATAGAGCCAAAGAAAGTGTATTGGCCGGTAAAACTCCAAAGATACAAGAAGCAAGACCTGATCGTATATTTATAAAATCAGAAGGAAAATTAGTGAAGATCTTATTGCATGAAATTCTGTACATTGAATCCCAAGGAGATTATCTAAAAATCGTTGTTTACGAAAAAACATATACCACACAAGCTACGCTCAAATCCATGGAAGAAATCCTTGATAAGCAACTATTTTTTCGTATTCAGCGGTCGTTTATCCTCAACATAGAAGCTGTAAAAACAGTTACCGGAAATATGATCGAATTAACCAATGGCAAATCAATAGCGATCGCTGTAAACAAAAAGGAGGAGTTTTTCACCTTATTGGGCATCAAATAA
- a CDS encoding DJ-1/PfpI family protein, whose translation MEINKDKTIKNIAFFVFDQVEVLDLNGPLDVFVKANIIIPNSFNCYTVALDTTPIFAESNTMQIIPNYTIDNCPQADLIIVPGAFPETIIKLFKDEHFESRFTAWVTAQAQRDTVIASICTGALLLSNTKLLDGKSITSHFMMTDLLQELNPDSQVVTGPRYIDQGDLLTTAGITAGIDAALYMVTDILGQDVAQQIIEIFEYKAELQIH comes from the coding sequence ATGGAGATCAACAAAGATAAAACTATCAAAAACATTGCATTTTTTGTTTTTGACCAAGTAGAAGTATTAGATCTAAACGGACCTTTAGATGTATTTGTAAAAGCAAATATAATAATACCAAACAGCTTTAATTGTTATACTGTTGCCTTGGATACTACGCCTATATTTGCAGAATCCAATACCATGCAAATTATTCCTAATTATACAATTGATAATTGTCCACAAGCAGATCTGATTATCGTACCTGGAGCATTTCCTGAAACAATTATCAAATTATTCAAAGACGAGCATTTTGAATCCCGATTCACAGCATGGGTTACAGCTCAGGCACAACGTGATACTGTAATTGCCAGTATTTGTACAGGTGCGCTATTACTTTCGAATACTAAGCTTTTAGATGGAAAATCTATTACCAGTCATTTTATGATGACAGATCTGTTACAAGAACTAAATCCGGACAGTCAAGTTGTAACAGGGCCTCGATATATTGATCAGGGTGACTTATTAACTACTGCAGGCATCACAGCGGGTATAGATGCAGCCTTATATATGGTGACAGATATCCTTGGTCAGGATGTGGCTCAACAGATTATTGAAATTTTTGAGTATAAAGCAGAATTGCAAATTCATTAA
- a CDS encoding GlxA family transcriptional regulator, with product MDKKNIAILILPDVQLLDVAGPTDVFHTANEILKKVGYGAPYQLHYLSALKSETVTSNSGIKLQCDASIFNITTPIDTLIIAGTHPNLFENLDETAYTWLKQIYPQVNRLASICVGTFLMAKSGLLKNKTVTTHWKYAGLLKSMYPEIHVDARSIFLKDGNIYSSGGITSGINLALHLVEEDVGRDITIQVAKHLVFGVHRLSDQSLFSEELPAVENMSELVQKVYHYANARIEETLNLEQLASAVNMSPRNFSRVFKKETCFPPGQFIEKIRLEKAKQLLAYTADTLTIISVQCGYDQVSSLNKLFYKYYKISAIQYRKTFQH from the coding sequence ATGGATAAGAAAAATATTGCCATTTTGATATTACCAGATGTACAATTATTGGATGTAGCAGGACCTACTGATGTCTTTCATACGGCCAATGAGATTTTAAAAAAAGTAGGTTATGGCGCACCCTATCAGCTTCATTACCTGTCGGCATTAAAATCTGAAACTGTCACATCAAATTCAGGTATCAAGCTCCAATGCGACGCAAGTATTTTCAATATAACAACACCTATAGATACCTTGATCATTGCGGGCACGCACCCAAATTTATTTGAAAATCTTGATGAAACGGCCTATACATGGCTCAAGCAAATATACCCGCAGGTAAATCGCCTAGCTTCGATCTGCGTCGGCACATTTCTAATGGCCAAAAGCGGCCTGCTGAAAAATAAAACAGTGACCACACACTGGAAATATGCAGGTCTGCTTAAAAGTATGTATCCTGAAATTCATGTTGACGCCCGATCTATTTTTTTAAAGGATGGCAATATCTATAGCTCTGGCGGGATCACTTCTGGAATCAACTTGGCATTACATTTAGTTGAAGAAGATGTGGGGCGGGACATAACCATACAGGTGGCCAAACATCTGGTATTTGGAGTACATAGACTCTCGGATCAATCACTTTTTTCTGAAGAATTACCTGCTGTTGAAAATATGAGTGAACTTGTTCAAAAAGTTTATCACTATGCTAATGCACGTATTGAAGAAACATTAAATCTTGAACAACTAGCATCCGCAGTAAACATGAGTCCCCGTAATTTTTCACGGGTCTTTAAAAAAGAAACTTGTTTTCCGCCTGGACAATTTATCGAAAAAATACGTTTAGAAAAAGCAAAACAACTACTTGCTTACACTGCTGACACCTTAACGATTATCAGTGTTCAATGCGGCTATGATCAGGTCAGCTCCTTAAACAAGCTGTTTTATAAATACTATAAAATTAGTGCAATACAGTATCGAAAAACATTTCAACATTAA
- a CDS encoding type II CAAX prenyl endopeptidase Rce1 family protein, producing MSLFTPLIWISLMLPLMAIAFAKTKKVNTKFLILFIVYFLTDCYIQHFSRQYFSLDSIGLKFSWIGKILSLLLSLTIIFSVSKTHREQIGFTSKSNAKKQVKFGISIFLGFLLFDLIFKFILFPKGGHFDLEAFAFQATMPGLTEELVFRGICFWLLDQAFTPQWNIKGISFGWGFIIVTLLFSVAHGLVLTEDHQLKFDIITIIYLTLISSLSLGLLRKFTGNLIYPIIGHNMVNVLNALIRIL from the coding sequence ATGTCACTATTCACACCGCTTATTTGGATCTCTTTGATGCTACCATTAATGGCTATTGCTTTTGCCAAAACGAAAAAAGTAAATACAAAATTTTTAATCCTTTTTATCGTCTATTTTTTAACGGATTGTTATATCCAACATTTTAGCAGACAATATTTTAGCCTTGATTCGATCGGCCTTAAATTTTCATGGATCGGTAAAATATTGAGTTTATTGTTATCGCTGACCATCATTTTCTCGGTAAGCAAAACCCATCGTGAGCAGATCGGATTCACCTCGAAAAGTAATGCAAAGAAACAGGTGAAATTCGGTATATCCATATTCCTTGGATTCTTACTTTTTGATTTGATTTTCAAATTTATCTTATTCCCTAAAGGAGGTCATTTTGATCTTGAGGCATTCGCTTTCCAGGCTACAATGCCAGGCTTAACCGAAGAATTAGTTTTTAGAGGCATTTGCTTTTGGCTTCTTGATCAAGCTTTTACTCCCCAATGGAATATCAAAGGCATCTCATTTGGCTGGGGATTTATTATCGTGACCCTGCTATTCAGTGTTGCACATGGTCTTGTGTTAACGGAAGATCATCAACTCAAATTTGATATCATAACCATCATCTACCTCACGCTGATATCTTCGTTAAGTCTTGGCTTGCTAAGGAAATTTACAGGTAATCTGATTTATCCCATAATAGGCCACAATATGGTCAATGTATTGAATGCACTGATACGAATATTATAG
- a CDS encoding GTP-binding protein, with protein sequence MQTETSLSNPALSIGKKLPVTVLSGFLGAGKTTLLNHILQNKEGLKVAVIVNDMSEVNVDARLVENQNTLSRTEEKLVEMSNGCICCTLREDLMVEVEKLANEGRFDYLLIESTGISEPIPVAQTFSYVDEEHGIDLSRFSYIDTMVTVVDCFNFFKDFGTNELLQDRNLTDMEGDDRTIVNLLTDQIEFANVIILNKTDLVDAGTVGILKAAIHKLNPEANIISSVFGKVSPKAILNTNLFDFDEAQTSAGWQKELESEHHVPETEEYGISSFVFRNQRPFHPERFWHYLNHNYPAGIIRAKGLFWLASRRDEALNFSQAGGSSRLETAGVWWSSMSYFERIQFESYVANKDYIESRWSKQWGDRINELVFIGQDINEKKVMLDLEKCLLQEDEFYLFDKNILFEDPFPTNI encoded by the coding sequence ATGCAGACAGAAACATCTTTATCAAATCCTGCTTTGAGCATCGGCAAGAAACTTCCGGTCACCGTATTAAGCGGTTTCCTTGGTGCTGGAAAAACAACCTTACTTAACCATATTTTGCAGAACAAAGAGGGCTTAAAAGTTGCAGTAATTGTCAACGATATGAGCGAAGTGAATGTCGATGCACGATTGGTTGAAAATCAAAATACACTATCACGTACGGAAGAAAAATTAGTAGAAATGAGCAACGGTTGCATTTGCTGTACACTCCGTGAAGATCTCATGGTTGAAGTTGAAAAACTTGCGAATGAAGGACGATTTGATTATTTATTGATTGAAAGTACGGGTATCAGTGAACCTATTCCGGTAGCGCAAACTTTTTCCTATGTTGACGAAGAACATGGGATAGACTTGTCTCGCTTCAGTTACATTGATACCATGGTTACGGTAGTGGACTGCTTTAATTTTTTCAAGGACTTTGGAACAAATGAACTGCTACAGGATCGCAATCTAACGGATATGGAGGGGGACGACCGAACCATTGTCAACCTGCTTACCGATCAGATCGAATTTGCCAATGTCATCATCCTGAATAAAACAGATTTGGTGGATGCTGGAACAGTTGGTATTTTAAAGGCTGCGATACACAAATTAAATCCAGAAGCAAATATTATCAGTTCTGTTTTTGGAAAGGTAAGTCCAAAAGCAATATTAAACACCAACCTGTTTGATTTTGATGAAGCCCAGACTTCGGCGGGATGGCAAAAGGAGTTGGAGTCGGAGCATCATGTTCCTGAAACTGAAGAATACGGGATTAGTTCGTTCGTATTCAGAAATCAAAGACCTTTTCATCCTGAACGGTTTTGGCATTACTTAAACCATAACTATCCCGCAGGTATTATACGTGCCAAAGGTCTTTTTTGGCTAGCTTCTCGTCGGGATGAAGCTTTAAATTTTTCTCAGGCAGGCGGATCTTCACGCCTAGAAACAGCTGGCGTGTGGTGGAGCAGCATGTCTTACTTTGAACGCATACAGTTTGAAAGTTATGTAGCCAACAAAGACTATATTGAAAGTCGCTGGAGTAAACAATGGGGCGACAGGATAAATGAACTTGTCTTTATCGGACAAGACATAAACGAAAAAAAAGTAATGCTGGATCTGGAAAAATGCTTACTCCAAGAAGATGAGTTTTATCTGTTTGATAAAAACATCCTATTCGAAGATCCTTTTCCAACAAATATATAA
- a CDS encoding FecR family protein: MEELNLKALLADESFINYCKGYPAHDVAKWENWLQDRPQYRKEVEEQKRIVQALAYHATVTTAEDNYLRLKKRIAKKNKKLDPGFRISSWLKIAASLLLICSISYLIFRQSFLSKPDNNTQSLVIPGEDKALLTLADGSTISLDEVAVGTLALEGGVRVEKTKSGQLIYSVSESESNNKNASNTITTPKGGQYRLTLPDGSKAWLNASSTLHYPLHFEHNERRVKMTGEVYFEIAKMEKRQHGRVERIPFYVETAHQEIQVLGTHFNVNSYPDEPGIVTTLLEGSVRVTSSLNGESILLRPGQQSFLDKQLVVSTADVEQQVAWTAGDFVFKSEPLTSILRKVSRWYDVDIVCPPHLGKLKFDGIVSRSQPLTAIMDMVEITGKAKLKLIERRIIVTD, translated from the coding sequence ATGGAAGAACTGAATCTGAAAGCATTATTAGCAGATGAGAGCTTCATTAACTATTGTAAAGGATACCCTGCTCATGATGTTGCCAAATGGGAGAATTGGCTTCAGGATCGTCCGCAGTATCGTAAAGAAGTTGAAGAACAGAAGCGTATCGTACAAGCGCTGGCTTATCATGCTACCGTTACGACTGCTGAAGATAATTATCTTCGACTTAAGAAGCGGATCGCTAAAAAAAATAAGAAACTGGATCCGGGTTTTCGAATTTCCTCATGGCTAAAGATCGCAGCTTCACTACTGCTCATCTGTTCCATCTCTTACTTGATTTTTCGTCAATCTTTCCTGTCTAAGCCTGATAACAATACGCAAAGTTTAGTGATACCGGGAGAAGATAAAGCTTTATTGACTCTAGCAGATGGTTCTACGATTTCATTAGATGAAGTTGCCGTAGGAACATTAGCCCTAGAAGGCGGAGTCCGTGTAGAGAAAACAAAAAGTGGTCAACTTATTTACAGTGTTTCCGAATCCGAATCCAATAACAAGAATGCTTCCAATACCATTACTACTCCTAAAGGAGGGCAGTATCGACTTACCTTACCTGATGGCTCTAAGGCTTGGTTGAATGCTTCATCAACCTTACACTATCCCCTACATTTTGAGCATAACGAGCGCCGGGTAAAAATGACCGGTGAGGTATATTTTGAAATTGCCAAAATGGAAAAGCGTCAGCATGGTCGGGTCGAGCGTATCCCTTTTTATGTGGAAACAGCGCATCAGGAGATCCAAGTATTAGGTACGCATTTTAATGTGAACTCCTATCCCGATGAACCCGGAATAGTTACCACACTGCTGGAAGGAAGTGTGCGCGTAACTTCTTCTTTAAACGGCGAATCGATTCTGTTGCGTCCCGGACAGCAGTCATTCTTAGATAAACAGCTGGTCGTAAGTACGGCAGATGTCGAGCAGCAGGTAGCGTGGACTGCCGGAGATTTTGTGTTTAAAAGTGAGCCATTAACCAGTATCCTGCGCAAAGTTTCGCGCTGGTACGATGTGGATATCGTATGTCCACCACATTTAGGAAAACTCAAATTTGATGGCATCGTTTCGCGTTCTCAGCCCTTAACTGCTATTATGGATATGGTTGAAATAACGGGAAAAGCAAAATTGAAATTGATAGAAAGGAGGATTATTGTGACCGATTAA
- a CDS encoding STM3941 family protein produces MVDIQFKKSNIMTGIFLCIAFIVLLLFIFYTSSNSYAPILIFLICITLHILYFHKIKFWIDHKNGRPGLSIEEQGILNNTADTSIFIPWEEIQSFESGFFRTQNQIFIKVRNEKKYDQVKRTTYLTALNKIGRLFRSKPDLLWIDVDVLAISEQQLLTLLRSRLAKNNRQG; encoded by the coding sequence ATGGTAGATATACAATTTAAGAAGAGCAATATTATGACAGGCATTTTCCTTTGTATTGCATTTATTGTACTATTACTTTTCATCTTTTATACCTCGTCCAATAGCTATGCCCCCATACTAATATTTTTAATATGCATAACTTTACATATTTTATATTTTCACAAGATAAAATTCTGGATCGATCATAAAAATGGCCGACCAGGATTAAGCATTGAGGAACAAGGTATATTAAATAACACCGCTGATACATCCATTTTTATTCCTTGGGAAGAAATTCAAAGTTTTGAATCTGGCTTTTTTCGTACCCAAAATCAAATCTTTATCAAAGTTAGGAACGAAAAAAAATATGACCAAGTTAAACGTACGACATACTTAACTGCTTTAAATAAAATAGGTCGCCTTTTTAGGTCAAAACCAGATTTACTTTGGATCGATGTTGATGTCTTAGCGATCTCAGAACAACAGCTTTTAACCTTACTGCGGTCGAGGTTGGCTAAAAATAACCGTCAAGGGTAA
- a CDS encoding TonB-dependent receptor, producing MLLRSLTVICYILCSAWVFGQQVAIEGVLVDKASGKPLNYIHVVLKSSDHKLLTFKETNENGAFSLTTLKGVDGAYLEINHLGYHKKIIPLTDLRTKKTIELEQKAVLLDDVEVKSRPKIRRIGDTLSYDVSTFAKDEDRSIGEVLKRMPGIEVGENGAIKYQGKSISKFYIDGDDLLDDRYSIGTKTIPHKMVKDIQVLTNHEHMKVLKNKRFTDNVAINLVIKDDAKLKLTGQAKLGAGMPKQYDAEVNTILFNKKYKVLNVLQGNNIGNDLTGDFTGFNQSSVFAQMGYSPINNLLAVGTVGGPPVAKSNYFMNNTVALNANNLLNIKNGLQLKSNVQLLYDKNNTTFQGKTSYFSEEGDFVFDENQYTETAEWLAAFRLSLNKNMEKRYINNTFSFEYEKEDRRATIGSNGNTIFGNLNHKIRGFSNQLEWVPQLKNGDIVQINWYMNYANKPQTLAFSPGLFPDIFASGISYEQTLQHVEVPTIFTNGSIGYRLPKGKIKQYYTLGAMMEDQKLKSGIDLNKEGIVKATDVDSTENNMHWNRSSFSVNADYEWSINRLATKLSLPLSWQHTSYIDDGFSIDNSQNNLLFNPSFSARLQVHQENELSFSYQRGNTFGTIENVYRGLLIRNYRTLSTNSGGINENRSNNFGLNYKLGKTIKLLFFNFGLGYNQSISSTMLSNVINEESTQTQLIAQENEVKSYSASAGIDKYIFALSSTVKIAASWSLSDYNQLFNEEILPFQNTSYTLRPNMEFKIWKQLNLSYTGQLSWVSTKQKGGSDELNRNTFNASHQMSLPVNLFSSVHLRLSARNTYSHQPGLKDFNYVFFDTFLRYRHKKLKTDFELNLTNLANVKKFETYYISANMQTHNQYELRGRMAVLKAVFNFK from the coding sequence ATGTTATTAAGATCTCTTACTGTAATATGCTATATACTTTGTAGTGCATGGGTTTTTGGGCAGCAGGTTGCCATTGAAGGGGTATTAGTAGATAAGGCGTCGGGAAAACCGTTAAATTATATCCATGTGGTACTGAAGTCAAGTGACCATAAATTGTTAACCTTTAAAGAAACAAATGAGAATGGGGCTTTTTCTTTAACTACATTGAAAGGTGTGGATGGAGCATATCTCGAGATCAACCACTTAGGGTATCATAAAAAAATAATTCCATTGACAGATCTTCGTACTAAAAAAACGATTGAACTTGAACAGAAAGCTGTTTTATTGGATGATGTTGAAGTCAAAAGTAGACCGAAGATCCGTCGAATCGGGGATACATTATCTTATGATGTTTCGACGTTTGCAAAGGATGAGGATCGTAGCATTGGTGAGGTTTTAAAACGCATGCCGGGTATTGAAGTTGGAGAAAACGGTGCTATCAAGTACCAAGGTAAATCTATTTCTAAGTTTTATATCGATGGAGACGATCTGCTGGATGATCGCTACTCTATCGGCACGAAAACTATTCCACATAAGATGGTAAAGGATATACAGGTACTGACCAACCACGAACATATGAAAGTGTTGAAAAATAAGCGTTTTACAGATAATGTGGCGATAAATCTGGTTATTAAAGACGATGCTAAGCTCAAGTTAACCGGTCAGGCTAAACTGGGAGCGGGAATGCCCAAGCAATATGATGCAGAAGTCAATACGATCTTGTTCAATAAAAAATATAAGGTATTGAATGTGCTGCAGGGAAATAATATAGGTAATGACTTGACTGGTGATTTTACTGGATTTAATCAAAGTTCCGTGTTTGCACAAATGGGGTATTCACCTATAAATAATTTGCTTGCTGTAGGGACTGTTGGTGGTCCTCCTGTAGCAAAATCAAATTATTTTATGAATAATACAGTGGCTTTAAATGCAAATAATCTATTGAATATAAAAAATGGTTTGCAACTGAAGTCGAATGTACAGCTCTTGTATGATAAGAATAATACCACTTTTCAAGGAAAAACAAGCTATTTTTCGGAAGAAGGAGATTTTGTATTTGATGAAAACCAATATACAGAAACAGCGGAATGGCTAGCAGCATTTCGGTTGTCATTGAACAAGAACATGGAAAAGCGTTATATCAATAATACGTTCTCGTTCGAATATGAAAAAGAAGATCGGCGCGCCACAATAGGGAGTAATGGAAATACTATTTTCGGGAATTTGAACCATAAAATTAGAGGCTTTTCTAATCAATTGGAATGGGTTCCTCAACTTAAAAATGGAGATATTGTGCAGATCAATTGGTATATGAATTACGCCAATAAACCACAGACCTTAGCTTTTTCTCCTGGTCTTTTTCCGGATATCTTTGCTTCAGGAATATCATATGAACAAACACTGCAACATGTTGAAGTTCCCACAATTTTTACGAATGGTAGTATCGGATATAGGCTTCCCAAAGGAAAGATCAAACAATACTATACGCTGGGGGCAATGATGGAAGACCAAAAACTCAAATCGGGTATTGATCTCAATAAAGAAGGAATTGTAAAGGCTACAGATGTTGATTCTACGGAGAATAATATGCACTGGAATCGTTCATCGTTTTCTGTCAATGCAGACTATGAATGGAGTATTAATAGACTAGCCACAAAGTTGAGTTTGCCTTTATCATGGCAACACACCAGTTATATTGATGACGGTTTTAGTATCGATAATAGCCAGAATAATCTTTTATTTAATCCTTCATTTTCAGCTCGTTTGCAAGTACACCAAGAGAATGAACTTAGTTTTTCTTATCAGAGAGGCAATACTTTTGGAACTATCGAAAATGTGTATCGAGGTTTACTGATTAGAAATTACCGGACTTTATCGACTAATAGTGGTGGGATCAATGAAAATAGGAGCAATAATTTTGGATTAAACTATAAGTTAGGTAAAACAATAAAACTGCTATTTTTTAATTTTGGATTGGGCTACAACCAATCCATATCAAGTACAATGCTTTCTAATGTAATCAATGAGGAGTCGACTCAAACACAGCTGATCGCCCAAGAAAATGAAGTGAAGTCCTATAGTGCTTCTGCTGGGATTGATAAATACATTTTTGCTTTATCGAGTACGGTGAAAATTGCTGCATCGTGGTCTTTGTCGGACTATAATCAGTTATTTAATGAGGAGATACTTCCATTTCAGAATACAAGTTATACGTTGAGGCCAAATATGGAATTTAAAATATGGAAGCAGTTGAACCTTTCTTATACTGGACAATTATCTTGGGTAAGTACGAAACAAAAGGGTGGATCTGATGAATTAAATAGAAATACATTTAATGCTTCACATCAAATGAGTTTACCGGTAAATCTATTTTCAAGCGTTCATTTGCGTTTAAGTGCTAGAAATACGTATTCCCATCAACCGGGATTGAAAGATTTTAATTATGTTTTCTTTGATACATTTTTACGCTATCGTCACAAGAAGTTGAAAACGGATTTTGAACTAAATTTGACGAATTTGGCAAATGTGAAGAAATTTGAAACCTATTACATATCGGCGAATATGCAGACTCATAATCAGTATGAACTACGAGGCAGGATGGCTGTTTTAAAAGCGGTGTTTAATTTTAAATAA
- a CDS encoding RNA polymerase sigma factor, which yields MPLIKRHDLKEHWNKFVIEECEEAFYQIYEYYHHYLSYVGTKRGFAIDIIQDAINDVFLYLWENRIKSSAIQNQHNYIITIFLRQLFRGDAKKYEMIPTMATLLENCEVPSVEDGFIQRYTEDEVGRFVKEKVDELGEKQRLLIYQKFYLGLSYHEIAVANGISINTVYNTIYKSVDKLRNLLTEEQETFLKIAIGALSTFFLFFLENQ from the coding sequence ATGCCTCTTATAAAACGCCACGACCTGAAAGAACACTGGAATAAATTTGTTATCGAAGAATGTGAAGAAGCGTTTTATCAGATTTACGAATACTATCACCATTACCTAAGCTATGTCGGCACCAAACGTGGTTTTGCTATTGATATTATTCAAGATGCCATTAACGATGTCTTTCTTTATTTATGGGAAAATAGGATAAAAAGCAGTGCGATACAGAATCAGCATAATTACATTATTACCATATTTTTGCGCCAGCTATTCCGTGGCGACGCAAAAAAATACGAAATGATACCTACCATGGCTACTTTATTAGAAAACTGTGAGGTACCTTCTGTTGAAGATGGATTTATACAGCGTTATACGGAAGATGAGGTCGGTCGCTTTGTAAAAGAAAAAGTAGATGAGCTTGGCGAGAAGCAACGCTTGTTGATTTATCAGAAATTTTACCTTGGATTATCCTATCATGAGATCGCTGTTGCAAATGGTATTTCGATCAATACGGTCTACAACACCATCTATAAGTCTGTTGATAAATTACGAAATCTGTTGACTGAAGAACAAGAAACTTTCCTTAAAATAGCCATTGGCGCCCTTTCAACATTTTTTTTATTTTTTTTAGAAAATCAGTAG